In Coleofasciculaceae cyanobacterium, the sequence AAGTAATGGAGATCTTAAATTATGGTGCTTAAAGTCAAGAAAACCCGACGCGATCGCCCTGATAAGGAACAGGCTATCAATGAGGCAACTAAACCAGATACTAAAAGGTTGAATGCAGAGATACCTAGAGAGCTACACAGCAAACTGAAAACCTTTGCTGCCCAACAGGAAACTAAGATAACTGAGGTGGTAATAGAGGCAATTACTGAGTATTTGAGTAAAAACTTAAATGAGTAAATGAAGCTTTGAGTAGAATAATCTTACTACTGTTAGCTGTTACGTATAATATTACGTATAATATTAGATATAGACCAAATAGTGTTAAGTATAAAATTGGTGACTTATGACTGCTAATATAATGTCCAATGCTATTTATAGTGATTATATTGTTACTTCCAGCGAACTAAACCGTAGATCGGGACAAATATTAGATACTGCTTTATCAACGCCTGTTACAATCACCCGAAACAACGATTCATTTGCTCTTTTGCGAAGAGAGTTGATGGCAAATATGGCAAAAGGAATTGAGCAAACAGACAAAGTTAGCCAATTAGTAAACGTTGCTTATAGGCTAAGTTCGGGACAAGAAATTGAAACAAATCACGAATTCAAATGGGTAGAAGAGTTTGATAGTGAAGAACGTTCATGTTTAGTAAATGAGGTTTACGAAGCATTAGAGTTAGCCAAATCAACTAATGATTGGGATGAAGTAAGAGATGTTATTCATCAATGGCGTGAAAGTGCGATCGCCCTAACCAGCGAAGAACTAGGCGAGGCATTTGGCAAATAGTAAAGTAGTGACAGATAAAAATCTATTTTTAGAACCTCCTGAAACAATACTAGAGATCGCTGAAAAATCCTATGATGCTGTTTGGGCTGTTGTTGGTAGTAATTCTAGAGTAGTCAAAAACTGGCGAGAGTTAGTATTAAGCTGCCCTGAAAATGCTATTCGTTGCTACCAACATCTATCCCAAAATCCCATGCAAAGAAAAGGCGCGTTTTTTGTAAGAATATTCTTACAAAAAAGCCGCCGCGTCGAGGCAGAATATTTCCCTTAAGAGGAAAAAAGTTCAAGGGAGCTTGGGAATATGAAATAACGGGTGCAGACCGAGTTTTCTACGTACCTTTGCAGTCATGAAAAAAAAGTAGTTGTCTACTATGCAGGTAAACATCCATCTCAAAATAAATATCCTCAGCCCCCTACAGTTTAAAAAGATGTATTGATAATGACTGTTTTCGATATAAGTAAGCCATGAAACCTTTAAATCTCGTTCAGACTAGTAGTAATCTTGTTCCACTCTTACCAAGAAACAGGTTAGCTCCCGATTCTGGTTATGATTCTCTACTTGATGATTGGTTGACTCGTTCGCGATCGCCACATACCCAAAGGATGTATAGAAGCAATATTACTGCATTCTTTGCTGCTATTGGGTATCAGATATCACCAGATATACTAGCTCAGTTTCTACTACTCGATAGCCATCAAGCCTTTGAATTAGTGTCTCAGTATCACGGTTCGTTAGTGGAGCGATCGCTTTCCCCTGCTACCATCAATCAGAAGCTAGCAGCAATTAAATCCTTAGTTAATTACGCTTCACAGGCTGGCAAATGTCATTACACCCTAGTTAATATCAAAGCCGAAAAATTGACCCAATACCGCGATACTAAGGGCATTCCCAAGGATCAGTTTAAATTGATGTTGGATACTGTGGACACCGACACCATCAAGGGCATCAGAGATAGAGCGATTTTGCTTTTGCTCTGGGGTAATGCTCTCAGGCGGTCTGAAGTAGCTAATTGTGACGTATCTGACTACTCTCCATCTTTGGGGGAACTAGTTATTACTGGGAAGGGGAAGATCGGGCAGCCTGAAGTTATTAGTTTGGGAAAAGGTGCGATCGCAGCGATCGATCGATGGTTAGCCAAAAGAGCCGCGTCCTCTCCCGCCATTCAACGGCGTGAGAGTGTCGGCGTGGGCAATCACATCCTTTGTGATCCATTATTCTGTTCGGTACATAAGGGTTACTGGGGCAATCGGCTACATACCCATAGCATCTATAAGTTGGTACAGAAGTACGCTACAGCAGCAGGGATAGACAAGGTTATGAGTCCCCACAGAATACGCCACAGCAGCATCACCGAAGCCCTTAATTTAACTAATGGGGATGTTAGGAAAGTACAGAAGCTTTCTAGGCACTCTAACCTTAACACCCTCATGATTTACGATGATAACAGGCAGAATTTACAGGGTGAAGTGACTGAGATGTTGGACGATTTGTTTTAGGTGGGGCGATCGCAGCGTGAAATTTATCCTATCTGGAGGAAGTAGAAGGTTCGTGTTATCAAGGGGTATGAAAATCTAATTCACAAATTATTGCCATCTTTCCTATTAAAACTGACTTTGTTAAATCTTTTTTGTGAGTTGTATCACACAACGATCTCGTTAAAATAAATAGTATTGATTAATTACCTTATTTTAATTAAAAGCAAAAATTAACTATACAGATGGATATAATTAACAATATTGTTAATCAAGGACAGTTTTTTTTAGAGCGTAATATTTTAAATGAAGAAGTTAAAGATTTTCTCAAACAATATGGTCAGCTCAAAGGAATTAAATTTCCCGTAGAAAATAAATACGATCGACAATTGGCTAATACAAAAAGTAAAGCTCAAGTAACCAAAGGTAAAGAAGCAGGTATCTTAACGGGAATATCTTTGATGATATTGTCTTTTGTCTTAGCTTTTCTAACAAATTCAATTAATACATCAGAAAAAAATATATTGAATATTTTAGGGGTATCTTCATTTTTTGCAGGAGGAGCGGTAATATTCGTTCAGATAGGCACAAAATCAAAATATAACGATAGTAAGGCTGCTAAAGGAGCTAGATCGATCAAAAAAATGAACGAAATTAATGTCAAGCAATTTTATCTTAATTCTATTGAAAAAGTTAAACTAGATTATCAACGTTATATTAGTTTTTTAGAAAACAATCCCGATCCTGGAAGAATTAAAGAATATAAGCAAAATGAATGTAAATTATGTATTGAGAGAGAACTGTTCGAGCAAACAGTTCAATATAAAATACAAAAACTCAAGGAGCAAGAAGCAGCACAAGCGTTACTCAAAGCAACTAGTACAGTAGCTAAATTAGGTTTAAGAGTAGCAGAAATTAACGAGCTAAATGAAATGAATAACACACTAAATGATATTAGCAGTGCGTTAGAAGATTTTGCTTAAACGACATTTTATTATTTTATTTATGTGTTTACAGCTCCTAGATTGCGATCTGCCCTATAGAATATTAAAACCTTAACTTTGCAAAACCTAACAAAATAGAAGTATTTGGGGCGATTTTCCCACAAGGGGACTATCATGGGTCACGGTAACGATTAATTCCCTGGCATAAACATCAATGGCAATAAAAAAAAGCGAACTCTACAGTTCCTTATGGCAAAGTTGTGATGAGCTTCGAGGGGGAATGGATGCCTCTCAATATAAGGATTATGTCTTAGTTCTGCTGTTTGTTAAATACGTCTCTGATAAGTATGCATTTGATGAGGATGCTTTAATTGAAGTCCCCGCAGGTGGGAGTTTTAAGGATTTTGTGGCACTCAAAGGGGACAAAGAAATTGGGGACAAGATTAATAAAATTATTGGCAGATTAGCCGAAGCCAACGATTTAAAGGGGATTATTGATGTAGCGGACTTTAATAACGAGGATAAGCTAGGTAAAGGCAAAGAAATGCAGGATCGGCTGTCTAACCTAGTGGCTATCTTTAATAAGCCTGATCTTAACTTTAGTAAGAACCGCGCGGATGGGGACGATATTTTAGGGGATGCCTATGAATATCTGATGCGTCACTTTGCCACCGAGTCGGGCAAAAGCAAAGGGCAATTTTATACCCCCGCTGAAGTATCTAGGGTAATGGCGCAGGTAATCGCGATTGCAGGGATAAAACGCCAGGATAAAACTATTTATGACCCTACCTGTGGTAGTGGTTCGCTACTGTTGAAAGCTGCCGATGAAACGACAGGAATTACCATTTACGGGCAGGAAGTAGATAACGCCACCCGTGCCTTGGCAAAGATGAATATGATTCTCCACGGGCATCCTACCGCTGAGGTTTGGCAGGATAATACTCTATCGACTCCTCATTTTAAAGATGGGGACAATCTCAAAACCTTTGATTTTGCCGTCGCTAACCCGCCTTTTTCTAGTAAAGCCTGGCGCAATGGTTTTAATCCCGAAGAAGATAAATATAATCGCTTTACAGGTTACGGTATACCTCCTGCGAAAAACGGCGACTATGCTTTTTTACTGCACTTGATTCGAGCGCTCAAAAGTACGGGTAAAGGTGCGATTATTTTGCCTCATGGGGTCTTGTTTCGGGGCAATGTAGAGGCACAAATTAGAACCAATATTCTCCAAAAAGGATTTATCAAAGGGATTATCGGCTTACCCGCTAACTTGTTTTATGGCACTGGTATCCCCGCCTGTATTATTGTTATTGATAAGGAAAATGCCGATAAGCGCGATCGCATTTTTATCATCGACGCTAGCAAGGGATTTATTAAAGATGGCAATAAAAACCGCCTCAGAGAACGAGATATCCACAAAATAGTCGATGTATTTAACAAGCAATTAGAACTGCCTAAATATTCCCGTCTCGTTCCTCTAGAAGAGATTGCCAGAAACGAATACAATCTCAACATTCCTCGTTATATCGATTCTCAAGAAGCGGAAGATATCCAAGATATAGAAGCCCATTTACTAGGAGGTATTCCCAACCGCGACATCGACGAGCTTCAGCGTTATTGGTCTGTTTATCCTGGGTTGAGAAAGGAATTATTTACCCCTATTGCCAGGGAAGGTTATAGCGAATTAAAAATAAGTCAGGATGAAATTAAGCAAACCATTTTTAATCATCCAGAGTTTGTCAGCTACAGCGAGAAGATAGATAACATTGTTCGAGCTTGGTGCGATCGCCGTGTCTCCCTACTCAAAGATTTAACCCCAGCCACTAAACCCAAAGAGTTAATTTACGAGCTTTCCGAGGCAATCTTAAAGGCATTCTCTGGAACTAATCTAATCAATAAATACGATGTCTTTCAACATCTGATGGTGTATTGGA encodes:
- a CDS encoding plasmid partition protein ParG, which gives rise to MVLKVKKTRRDRPDKEQAINEATKPDTKRLNAEIPRELHSKLKTFAAQQETKITEVVIEAITEYLSKNLNE
- a CDS encoding tyrosine-type recombinase/integrase — protein: MKPLNLVQTSSNLVPLLPRNRLAPDSGYDSLLDDWLTRSRSPHTQRMYRSNITAFFAAIGYQISPDILAQFLLLDSHQAFELVSQYHGSLVERSLSPATINQKLAAIKSLVNYASQAGKCHYTLVNIKAEKLTQYRDTKGIPKDQFKLMLDTVDTDTIKGIRDRAILLLLWGNALRRSEVANCDVSDYSPSLGELVITGKGKIGQPEVISLGKGAIAAIDRWLAKRAASSPAIQRRESVGVGNHILCDPLFCSVHKGYWGNRLHTHSIYKLVQKYATAAGIDKVMSPHRIRHSSITEALNLTNGDVRKVQKLSRHSNLNTLMIYDDNRQNLQGEVTEMLDDLF
- a CDS encoding type I restriction-modification system subunit M translates to MAIKKSELYSSLWQSCDELRGGMDASQYKDYVLVLLFVKYVSDKYAFDEDALIEVPAGGSFKDFVALKGDKEIGDKINKIIGRLAEANDLKGIIDVADFNNEDKLGKGKEMQDRLSNLVAIFNKPDLNFSKNRADGDDILGDAYEYLMRHFATESGKSKGQFYTPAEVSRVMAQVIAIAGIKRQDKTIYDPTCGSGSLLLKAADETTGITIYGQEVDNATRALAKMNMILHGHPTAEVWQDNTLSTPHFKDGDNLKTFDFAVANPPFSSKAWRNGFNPEEDKYNRFTGYGIPPAKNGDYAFLLHLIRALKSTGKGAIILPHGVLFRGNVEAQIRTNILQKGFIKGIIGLPANLFYGTGIPACIIVIDKENADKRDRIFIIDASKGFIKDGNKNRLRERDIHKIVDVFNKQLELPKYSRLVPLEEIARNEYNLNIPRYIDSQEAEDIQDIEAHLLGGIPNRDIDELQRYWSVYPGLRKELFTPIAREGYSELKISQDEIKQTIFNHPEFVSYSEKIDNIVRAWCDRRVSLLKDLTPATKPKELIYELSEAILKAFSGTNLINKYDVFQHLMVYWTETMKDDIYFIIEENWKAQPYAILDKEGKPKKDEWDCNLISKPLVINRYFADEQAKIEQLEADKEAITRDKEEMEEEHSGEDDILAEIKEDNKKITKKDVQERISEYEAAAISNYFTEAKKTLHELTEKSEELTKQRIDLEDSENSETGYEYLTFLKNNKGKITKTNVQNRVIKLKDSIIDNAKYTLEQKEIAKTIKKDFAQIKDWQKNISDPVFMELDFLYEYLTLLQDEATAKKEEKNYREKLLQKLEEKKQTQKLDIWIKDLEDLNNYLNLVEKEKFQEDKIKKAITSLDKQLLEKYSKLTSEEVKTLVVDDKWLATISQEIKTELDRISQRLTQRIKELAERYEKTLPELTTRVNELESKVNNHLIGIMGIKGINQD